The Natronosporangium hydrolyticum nucleotide sequence GGTGCCCGCTGACCCCGACGTCCCGGTGCGGATCTACCGCCAGCATGACGCGCGGGGTGCCATTATCTGGCTACACGGGGGCGGCTGGGTCATGGGCGATCTCGATACCGAACACCCGTGGGCTATCCGGCTGGCGCTCGGCTCCAACGCGGTGGTGATTTCGGTGGGTTGCCGCCTAGCCCCCGAAGACCCCTTCCCGGCCGCCCTCGACGACGCGTACGCCGTGCTGCGCTGGGCTGCGGCGAACGCGGCTGAGCTTGGCCTCGATCCGGAGCGGATCGCGGTGGGAGGGCACAGCTCCGGCGGGAACCTCGCGGCCGCGGTGGCGTTGCGGGCGCGGGACGAGCAGGGGCCGCCGATCCGGTTCCAGCTGCTCAACCAGCCTGCCCTCGACGATCGGCAGCAGACCTGGTCGGCGCGGAACTTCACCGATACGCCCTGGGCCAATCGGGAGATGATCGCGGCGGCGTGGCGGAACTACCTGGGCGCCGAGCCTGCCGCACCGTATGCCGCCCCGGCGCGGGCAGCCGACCTCTCCGGTCTGCCGCCGGCCTACATCGCCAGCGCGGAGTTCTGCCCAGACCGAGACGAAGACATCGAGTACGCGCTCCGACTGCTGCAGGCGGGCGTGCCGGTCGAGCTGCACCAGTGGGCCGGCACCTTCCACGGGTCCCAGGCGATCCTCTCCGCCGAGGTGTCCCGGCGACAGATCGCCGAGCTGGGTGAGGTCCTGCGCCGAGCCTTGGCCGGGTGAGCGCGATGGCCACTGCCGAGCGGGGCGGTTTCGCAATGGTGGTGCTGCTGCAGGCCATCGGTGCGGTCGCTGGTCTCGCGCCGTTGCTGGCGGTGGTCGAACTGGGCCGTACCCTGTTGTTGCCCGACCCGGTCGACCACCGCCACGTGTGGACTGTCGTCGCCGTGGGCGCGCTCGGGCTAGTCGTCCAGCTGCTGTTCACCGCAGCCTCCTCCGGGATCGGGCACCTGCTCGACGCCCGGGTACAGCTTTCACTGCGGCGGCAACTGGCCGCGAGTTTGGGCCGGGTACCGATCGGGTGGCTCGCCGGACGCCGCACCGGCGAGCTGGCGAAGGTGGTCGGGGATGACGTGAGCGCGGTGCACCCGTTCATCGCCCACACCCCGGGCGCGCTGGTCTCGGCTTTGGTTGTGCCACTGGTCTCGCTTGGCTACCTGTTCACCATCGACTGGCGGCTCACGCTGATCACGCTGATCCCGGTGCTGCTGGCGATGCTGCTAGTGCCGCTGCTGATGCTGCCCAGCCGGCTGCGGGAGGAGAGAGAATTCGACGCGGCGATGGGACGAGTCGCGGACTCCGTCGTGGAGTTCGTCCAGGGCATCGCGGTAGTGAAGGCGTTCGGTGGCGGCGAACGCGCCCATCGCCGGTTCCGCACCGCCACAAACGATTTCGTCGACGCTCTCGGCCGGAAGGTACGCGGCCTGTCCGGGGTCGCGGCCGGGATGCAGCTGGCGCTCTCCCCGCCGTTCGTGATCCTCGTCGTGCTGCTCGGTGGCACGGCGCTGGTCACGACCGGTGGGCTGGCCCCGGCTGATGTTCTACCCTTCCTGCTGCTCGGGCTGGGACTCACCGCGCCGGTGTCGGCGCTGGTCAACCACAGCTTCGAGGATGTGCAGGCCGCCCGGCGAGCGGTGGGGCGAATCCGGGAGGTGCTGGCGGTGCCACCGCTGCCAGAGCCGGCGCAACCGGCGGCACCGGCCGGCCATCGGGTGGAGCTGCGTGAGGTTCGATTCGGTTACCACAGCGACCACGAGGTGCTGTGCGGGATCAACCTGGTGCTGGCACCCGGCACGGTAACCGCGCTGGTGGGCCCATCGGGCAGCGGAAAGTCCACACTGGTGCAGCTGTTGCCGAGGTTCTTCGATCCGACCGGTGGTTCGGTACGCCTCGGGGGCGTCGATCTGCGCGAGATCCGAAGCCAGGACCTCTACCGGCGGGTCTCCTTCGTCTTTCAGGAGACCTCGCTGCTACGCGAATCGGTCGCAGAGAACATCGCGCTGGCGGTGCCTCACGCCGACGCCGACGAGGTGGTGCGGGCCGCCCAGGTGGGCGCGTTCGGTGCTGCGGTCGCCGGCTACGCGGCGTTGCGCTACAGCAGTGATCTGTCCGGCTTCCGGGTCGGAACGACGCTGTTGCGGGGCATGTACCACCGGATCGGCGACCACCTTGCCCGGTTGCCGATCGGCTGGTACACCGCCGGCCGGGTCGGGGAGGTCTCCGTGTTGGCCAGCCAGGGCGTGCTCCAGACGATGGGGTTGATCGCACATCTGCTGGCACCGTTCATCTTCGCCAGTGTGACGCCGCTGACGATCGTCGTCGTGATGCTCGCGGTCAACTGGCAACTCGGCGTGGCCGCGCTGGTCGCGGTGCCACTCGTGGCGGCGGCGCAGGTCTGGACGGGACGCGCGGTGGCCGCCAACGACGCCGACCGCGCCGCTCGCGACCACCAGGCTGCCGGCCGAGTGATCGAGTATCTGCAGGCCCAGCCCGTGCTACGAACCGGTGGCCGGGCAGCTGAACGGTTCCGACTACTCGACGACTCGCTGGCGCACGTGGCGAGCGCCTCCCGGCGGATGACACTGTCGGTACTGCCGGGTGCCGTGGGGTTGACTCTCGCCGTCCAGGCCGGGTTCACAGGGCTGCTGGTCCTCGGCGCCTACCTCGCACTCGGCGGCAACGTGGGCGCGGCGGAGCTGCTGGCGATCCTGGTGCTCGCCGCCCGCTGCGCGGATCCGCTGCTCTCGCTGGCGGATCTCGGCGGCCAGCTGCGCAACGCCCGGTCGGAGCTGGCGAGGCTCGACCGCCTGTTGCGCACCGAGCCGCTGCCGGAACCGCGGGAACCGGTCCAGCCGCGGGGGCATGACCTGGAGTTCGAGTCGGTCACGTTCCGGCGCGGCGGCCGGCGCGTGCTCAACGACCTGTGTTTGTCCGTGCCTGCGGGACAACGGCTGGCCATCGTCGGCCCCTCGGGGGCCGGCAAGACCACCTTGTTGCAGCTGGTCGCGCGCTTCCATGACGTAGACGCGGGTGCGGTCCGAATCGGGGGCGTGGACGTGCGGTCGATCAACACCGAGACGCT carries:
- a CDS encoding alpha/beta hydrolase → MDPELEAFVPLLPHVDLNDPVAARRAFAAAAATAPVPETTDLAIEDRTVPADPDVPVRIYRQHDARGAIIWLHGGGWVMGDLDTEHPWAIRLALGSNAVVISVGCRLAPEDPFPAALDDAYAVLRWAAANAAELGLDPERIAVGGHSSGGNLAAAVALRARDEQGPPIRFQLLNQPALDDRQQTWSARNFTDTPWANREMIAAAWRNYLGAEPAAPYAAPARAADLSGLPPAYIASAEFCPDRDEDIEYALRLLQAGVPVELHQWAGTFHGSQAILSAEVSRRQIAELGEVLRRALAG
- a CDS encoding ABC transporter ATP-binding protein; translation: MATAERGGFAMVVLLQAIGAVAGLAPLLAVVELGRTLLLPDPVDHRHVWTVVAVGALGLVVQLLFTAASSGIGHLLDARVQLSLRRQLAASLGRVPIGWLAGRRTGELAKVVGDDVSAVHPFIAHTPGALVSALVVPLVSLGYLFTIDWRLTLITLIPVLLAMLLVPLLMLPSRLREEREFDAAMGRVADSVVEFVQGIAVVKAFGGGERAHRRFRTATNDFVDALGRKVRGLSGVAAGMQLALSPPFVILVVLLGGTALVTTGGLAPADVLPFLLLGLGLTAPVSALVNHSFEDVQAARRAVGRIREVLAVPPLPEPAQPAAPAGHRVELREVRFGYHSDHEVLCGINLVLAPGTVTALVGPSGSGKSTLVQLLPRFFDPTGGSVRLGGVDLREIRSQDLYRRVSFVFQETSLLRESVAENIALAVPHADADEVVRAAQVGAFGAAVAGYAALRYSSDLSGFRVGTTLLRGMYHRIGDHLARLPIGWYTAGRVGEVSVLASQGVLQTMGLIAHLLAPFIFASVTPLTIVVVMLAVNWQLGVAALVAVPLVAAAQVWTGRAVAANDADRAARDHQAAGRVIEYLQAQPVLRTGGRAAERFRLLDDSLAHVASASRRMTLSVLPGAVGLTLAVQAGFTGLLVLGAYLALGGNVGAAELLAILVLAARCADPLLSLADLGGQLRNARSELARLDRLLRTEPLPEPREPVQPRGHDLEFESVTFRRGGRRVLNDLCLSVPAGQRLAIVGPSGAGKTTLLQLVARFHDVDAGAVRIGGVDVRSINTETLMAQIGFVFQEVYLFDGTIEENVRLGRPEASVAEVRQAASAAGLDEVIVRLPSGWETSVGEGGARLSGGERQRVAIARALLKDAPVVLLDEVTSALDSVNEAAVHEGIERLMTSRTVVMVTHRLRTVQRADRVAFVVDGRIVAEDSHEELLRRDNGYREFWRPAMTPVLR